In bacterium, one genomic interval encodes:
- a CDS encoding S9 family peptidase, whose product MFRMTRRPTALLPVVALAFLAGCGDASPPAAGTTTRTGPSSHYTMDEFMKTTSISGGSFNHDNTKLLVSSNESGVFNVYELDLATKKRTAVTEGDDTTFGVAYMPADDRILFTRDNAGDEINHLFLRDLDGTVQELTAGAGTKEQFWGFSDDLAHFFTTNNARDERYMDLYVWDVATLENRMLYRNDVGMVPAAVSTDLRWVALGKSNSTNDSDLFLVDLEAGTEPRLISAHEGMASFGAEAFDPGSRWLYYTSNADGEFMKLRRYEMATGTHEDVYAGAWDVSAAYFSRSGAYRVIATNEDGYTKVEVTQNGAAVSMAGLPAGTVSGISFSHDETLMKLTVSSDTMPGNIFVRDLRSGETHQLTDTLNPEIDAEDLVTSTVARFAARDGLVIPGPLYKPIGAGPEHKVPVVLWIHGGPGGQTRPGYSAERQFLLNNGYAVFGVNNRGSSGYGKSFLAADDGRHGREPLWDCVDAKEWLKTQDWVDPDRIAILGGSYGGYMTLAALAFQPGEFACGVDIFGVANWIRTLENIPPWWESFREALYQEIGDPEKDREFLHMTSPVFHGDRIREPLMVLQGANDPRVLKAESDDMVQAIMDNGGTVEYVVFDDEGHGFRKSANRIEGWNRILAFLDTHLKGPVAAGPAAH is encoded by the coding sequence ATGTTCCGCATGACCCGACGCCCGACGGCGCTGCTGCCCGTGGTCGCCCTCGCTTTCCTCGCCGGCTGCGGCGACGCGTCGCCCCCGGCGGCCGGGACCACAACCCGCACCGGACCGAGCAGCCACTACACCATGGACGAGTTCATGAAGACGACCTCCATCAGCGGCGGCTCGTTCAATCACGACAACACGAAGCTCCTGGTCTCGAGCAACGAGTCGGGCGTCTTCAACGTGTACGAGCTCGACCTGGCCACGAAGAAGCGCACCGCCGTGACCGAGGGCGACGACACGACCTTCGGTGTGGCCTACATGCCCGCGGACGACCGCATCCTCTTCACCCGCGACAACGCCGGCGACGAGATCAACCACCTCTTCCTGCGCGACCTCGACGGCACGGTCCAGGAGCTGACCGCGGGCGCCGGGACGAAAGAGCAGTTCTGGGGCTTCAGCGACGACCTCGCCCACTTCTTCACCACCAACAACGCCCGCGACGAGCGCTACATGGATCTCTACGTGTGGGATGTCGCCACCCTCGAGAACCGCATGCTCTACCGCAACGATGTCGGCATGGTGCCGGCCGCGGTCTCGACCGACCTGCGTTGGGTGGCTCTCGGCAAGTCCAACTCGACCAACGACTCGGATCTCTTCCTGGTCGATCTGGAGGCGGGCACCGAGCCCCGACTCATCTCGGCGCACGAGGGCATGGCCTCGTTCGGGGCCGAAGCCTTCGATCCGGGCAGCCGCTGGCTGTACTACACCAGCAACGCCGACGGCGAGTTCATGAAGCTGCGTCGCTACGAGATGGCGACCGGCACCCACGAGGACGTGTACGCCGGCGCATGGGACGTCTCGGCCGCCTACTTCAGCCGGAGCGGGGCCTACCGGGTCATCGCCACCAACGAGGACGGCTACACGAAGGTCGAGGTCACGCAGAACGGCGCGGCGGTGTCCATGGCGGGCCTGCCCGCGGGCACCGTGTCCGGCATCTCCTTCTCCCACGACGAGACGCTGATGAAGCTGACCGTCTCGAGCGACACCATGCCCGGCAACATCTTCGTGCGCGATCTGCGGTCGGGCGAGACGCATCAGCTCACCGACACCCTGAACCCGGAGATCGACGCCGAAGACCTCGTCACCTCGACGGTGGCGCGCTTCGCGGCCCGCGACGGCCTGGTCATTCCCGGCCCGCTCTACAAGCCGATCGGGGCCGGTCCGGAGCACAAGGTGCCGGTCGTGCTGTGGATCCATGGCGGCCCGGGCGGCCAGACGCGGCCCGGCTACAGCGCCGAGAGGCAGTTCCTGCTCAACAACGGCTACGCGGTGTTCGGCGTGAACAACCGCGGTTCGTCGGGCTACGGGAAGAGCTTCCTCGCCGCCGACGACGGGCGCCACGGCCGCGAGCCCCTCTGGGACTGCGTCGACGCCAAGGAGTGGCTCAAGACGCAGGACTGGGTCGATCCGGACCGCATCGCCATTCTCGGCGGCAGCTACGGGGGCTACATGACCCTGGCCGCCCTGGCCTTCCAGCCCGGCGAATTCGCCTGCGGCGTCGACATCTTCGGCGTCGCCAACTGGATCCGGACGCTCGAGAACATTCCGCCCTGGTGGGAGAGCTTCCGCGAGGCCCTGTACCAGGAGATCGGCGATCCGGAAAAGGACCGCGAGTTCCTGCACATGACCTCGCCCGTGTTCCACGGCGACAGGATCAGGGAGCCGCTGATGGTGCTGCAGGGCGCCAACGACCCCCGCGTGCTGAAGGCCGAGAGCGACGACATGGTCCAGGCGATCATGGACAACGGCGGCACGGTCGAGTACGTGGTCTTCGACGACGAGGGGCACGGCTTCCGCAAGTCGGCCAATCGCATCGAGGGCTGGAACCGCATCCTGGCCTTCCTCGACACCCACCTGAAGGGCCCGGTCGCGGCGGGGCCGGCCGCCCACTAG
- the pepF gene encoding oligoendopeptidase F: MSRTFVSALAVALLLVAAPAPLFAADLPAYTPDANADRADVPDAYKWDLTALYPSVDAWEEEIAGLDARLPELAAFKGHLADPARLKGCLDLYFALHDKASRVTQYANLALDTNLTDEERQARSQRGLAAMDRVMAASGFIRAGILALSDTEMEMAWDAPGGPAKYRSYIENLRRRRSRVLGEEAERVLQLAGDNLWAEIDLNEIPSPLEDTFGAVLSDMTLPVVHDAEGQEVQMTFSNFGRFRASPDRAVRREAVAAFFATLRQYQHALAATLGGQFELDVLYARARGYDTALEAYLDKDNIPVAVHDNLIAAVHANLAPLHRYVELRRRVMGLDDVHIYDLYVPMVAAAEMDVPYTEAMRILPAALAPLGAEYVARLEHGLDPRNGWIDVYPSSDKDSGAFSASVYGAHPYVKMNYQDSLDDLSTLAHEYGHAIHSDLAMTHQAYQDYRYVPFLAEIASTCNEALLSDYLVSQAATDAQKAGILAAELESIRTTIYRQTLFSEFERVVHGFVENGTPITASLLDQAYADLIRTYYGPDFRVDPDDGMEWAYIPHFYYKYYVYSYATGLSSGLAIAERVKELGQPAVDGYLAMLQGGCSDAPITLLQGAGVDLTEPTAVEAALARFDRTITELAGLLGVQAP; this comes from the coding sequence ATGTCCCGTACGTTCGTCTCCGCGCTCGCCGTCGCCCTGCTCCTTGTGGCGGCGCCCGCGCCCCTCTTCGCCGCCGACCTCCCCGCCTACACCCCCGACGCCAACGCCGACCGCGCCGACGTCCCGGACGCCTACAAGTGGGACCTGACGGCCCTCTACCCCTCGGTCGACGCCTGGGAAGAGGAGATCGCCGGCCTCGACGCCCGCCTGCCCGAGCTCGCTGCCTTCAAGGGGCACCTCGCCGATCCGGCGCGCCTGAAGGGCTGTCTCGACCTCTACTTCGCCCTGCACGACAAGGCCAGCCGCGTCACCCAGTACGCGAACCTCGCTCTCGACACGAATCTGACCGACGAGGAGCGCCAGGCCCGCAGCCAGCGCGGACTCGCGGCGATGGATCGCGTGATGGCGGCGAGCGGTTTCATCCGCGCCGGAATCCTCGCCCTGTCCGACACCGAGATGGAGATGGCCTGGGACGCCCCGGGCGGACCCGCGAAGTACCGCAGCTACATCGAGAACCTGCGCCGCCGACGCAGCCGGGTGCTGGGCGAGGAGGCCGAGCGCGTGCTCCAGCTGGCGGGCGACAACCTCTGGGCCGAGATCGACCTCAACGAGATCCCCAGCCCGCTCGAGGACACGTTCGGGGCCGTCCTCTCCGACATGACCCTGCCCGTGGTCCACGACGCCGAAGGCCAAGAGGTGCAGATGACCTTCAGCAACTTCGGCCGTTTCCGCGCTTCCCCCGACCGCGCGGTGCGCCGTGAGGCGGTCGCGGCCTTCTTCGCCACCCTGCGCCAGTACCAGCACGCGCTGGCCGCCACCCTCGGCGGCCAGTTCGAGCTCGACGTCCTCTACGCCCGGGCCCGGGGTTACGACACCGCCCTGGAGGCGTACCTGGACAAGGACAACATCCCCGTCGCCGTCCACGACAACCTGATCGCCGCCGTGCACGCCAACCTCGCGCCGCTGCACCGCTACGTCGAGCTCCGCCGTCGCGTCATGGGACTCGACGACGTCCACATCTACGACCTCTACGTGCCCATGGTCGCGGCGGCCGAAATGGACGTGCCCTACACCGAGGCCATGCGGATCCTTCCGGCGGCCCTCGCGCCCCTCGGCGCCGAGTACGTGGCCCGGCTCGAGCACGGCCTCGATCCGCGCAACGGGTGGATCGACGTCTATCCGAGCAGCGACAAGGACAGCGGCGCCTTCTCCGCGAGCGTGTACGGCGCCCACCCCTACGTGAAGATGAACTACCAGGACAGCCTCGACGACCTCTCGACCCTGGCCCACGAGTACGGCCACGCGATCCACAGCGACCTGGCCATGACCCATCAGGCCTACCAGGACTACCGCTACGTGCCGTTCCTGGCCGAGATCGCTTCCACGTGCAACGAGGCCCTGCTCTCGGACTACCTCGTCTCCCAGGCGGCGACCGATGCCCAGAAGGCCGGCATCCTGGCGGCCGAGCTCGAGAGCATCCGCACCACGATCTACCGGCAGACCCTGTTCAGCGAGTTCGAGCGCGTGGTCCACGGCTTCGTCGAGAACGGCACGCCCATCACCGCGTCGCTGCTCGACCAGGCCTACGCCGACCTCATCCGCACCTACTACGGGCCGGACTTCCGGGTCGATCCCGACGACGGCATGGAGTGGGCCTACATTCCGCACTTCTACTACAAGTACTACGTGTACTCCTACGCCACGGGCCTCAGCAGCGGCCTGGCCATCGCCGAGCGGGTCAAGGAGCTGGGCCAGCCGGCCGTCGACGGCTACCTGGCCATGCTCCAGGGCGGTTGCAGCGATGCGCCCATCACGTTGTTGCAGGGCGCAGGCGTCGACCTGACCGAACCCACGGCCGTCGAGGCCGCCCTCGCCCGGTTCGATCGGACCATCACCGAACTGGCCGGACTGCTGGGCGTTCAGGCTCCCTGA
- a CDS encoding MarR family transcriptional regulator: MSDRDHLYTGCLYFTAGALARVIGRMADEAFRPTGLSPSHAFLLMTIADEPGIGPKDAGAALALAPSTITRFVDLLEARGLVRRERRGKTQSLTATDAGRRTLPAIQAAWKALYDAYTAVLGGDRGDRMAADMARAVAELEEGTS, from the coding sequence ATGAGCGACCGTGACCACCTCTACACCGGATGCCTCTACTTCACCGCCGGCGCCCTCGCGCGGGTGATCGGCCGCATGGCCGACGAGGCCTTCCGGCCGACGGGCCTGTCGCCGTCCCATGCGTTCCTGCTCATGACGATCGCCGACGAGCCGGGCATCGGGCCGAAGGACGCGGGCGCCGCCCTGGCCCTGGCCCCCTCGACCATCACCCGCTTCGTGGATCTGCTGGAGGCCCGGGGGCTGGTGCGGCGCGAGCGCCGGGGCAAGACCCAGTCCCTGACGGCGACCGACGCCGGCCGCCGGACCCTGCCGGCGATCCAGGCGGCCTGGAAAGCCCTCTACGATGCCTACACTGCCGTCCTCGGCGGCGACCGCGGCGACCGCATGGCCGCCGATATGGCCCGGGCCGTGGCGGAGCTCGAAGAAGGAACGTCCTGA
- a CDS encoding glycosyltransferase → MAPHDPATLPGAPDVSIVMPVFNKLDLTKVCIASLHDVPVGPSFEIIVVDNGSSDGTGPWLAGQEAAGRLRRIDNPENLGFSQGCNLGAAAARGRYILFLNNDMEVLPGWLEPLVTCLDQDPDVGIVGSLLIFADHTVQHAGVAMIHTQAARGPTMGGTHLCYKAALDFPGARKNQLMQCVTGACLLIRPEVFTAVGGFDEGYWNGNEDVDLCLKAGELGWRVVYMSDSVVYHYESQSGPERFSQLEPNIVRFNEAWADGRLKVDFTHDGAEVFEVTPDNMIRPYVLPVYADARDESAGHASVIVLTWNAPDCVRLCAESLLRHTDPRHELIFVDNGSDGPTLDLLAALERDHPHVRVIRNGRNLGFAGGNNVGLAAATGDELVLLNSDTVVTDGWLERLLAPLHSDPRVGLAGPVTNSITGSQKLPHVPYDQTTLAGLDAFAARVAAEAPAAPDLALWIVGFCLAIRRDLLLRTGGLDERFGMGNYEDTDYCLRAFLAGYRSVVVRNCFIHHFGSRSFTANGLDYGHQLDEKFEIFRRKWGLAANARETGDFQLERLILRGFVPGLHSEPLPPGPHCAPAPLPDWLADKWLTEGELEFQAGGAAEAQRLFALVHERRPDSDRAANDLACALWQSGDDSGARRILAGVLARDPANEDALWNLAEIDAAAAAAGEACRA, encoded by the coding sequence ATGGCCCCGCACGACCCGGCGACCCTTCCCGGCGCCCCCGACGTGTCCATCGTCATGCCCGTGTTCAACAAGCTCGACCTGACGAAGGTGTGCATCGCCTCGCTGCACGACGTCCCGGTCGGCCCCAGTTTCGAGATCATCGTGGTCGACAACGGCTCCAGCGACGGCACGGGCCCCTGGCTCGCCGGGCAGGAGGCGGCCGGCCGCCTGCGCCGGATCGACAACCCCGAGAACCTCGGCTTCTCCCAGGGGTGCAACCTGGGTGCGGCGGCGGCGCGCGGCCGCTACATCCTGTTCCTCAACAACGACATGGAAGTCCTGCCGGGGTGGCTCGAACCCCTCGTCACCTGCCTCGACCAGGATCCCGACGTGGGCATCGTCGGCTCCCTGCTCATCTTCGCCGACCATACGGTGCAGCATGCGGGCGTCGCCATGATCCACACCCAGGCCGCCCGCGGCCCCACCATGGGCGGTACCCACCTGTGCTACAAGGCGGCGCTCGACTTCCCCGGCGCCCGCAAGAACCAGCTCATGCAGTGCGTCACGGGGGCCTGCCTGCTGATCCGGCCCGAGGTCTTCACCGCCGTGGGCGGCTTCGACGAGGGGTACTGGAACGGCAACGAGGACGTCGACCTCTGCCTGAAGGCCGGCGAACTCGGTTGGCGCGTGGTCTACATGTCCGACAGCGTGGTCTACCACTACGAGTCCCAGAGCGGTCCCGAACGCTTTTCGCAACTCGAGCCGAACATCGTCCGCTTCAACGAGGCGTGGGCCGACGGCCGCCTGAAGGTCGATTTCACCCACGACGGGGCCGAGGTCTTCGAGGTCACGCCCGACAACATGATCCGGCCCTACGTGCTGCCGGTGTACGCCGACGCGCGGGACGAGTCGGCGGGCCACGCCTCAGTCATCGTCCTGACCTGGAACGCGCCCGACTGCGTGCGCCTGTGCGCCGAGTCGCTGCTGCGTCACACCGACCCCCGCCACGAGCTCATCTTCGTGGACAACGGCTCCGACGGGCCGACCCTCGATCTGCTCGCCGCCCTCGAGCGCGACCACCCGCACGTGCGCGTCATCCGCAACGGGCGCAACCTCGGTTTCGCCGGCGGCAACAACGTGGGCCTGGCCGCGGCCACCGGCGACGAGCTGGTGCTCCTGAACAGCGACACCGTCGTGACGGACGGCTGGCTCGAGCGCCTGCTCGCGCCCCTGCATTCCGATCCCCGCGTGGGCCTGGCCGGACCGGTGACCAACAGCATCACCGGCTCCCAGAAGCTGCCGCACGTGCCCTACGACCAGACGACCCTGGCCGGTCTCGACGCCTTCGCCGCCCGCGTCGCCGCGGAGGCGCCGGCCGCGCCCGACCTCGCCCTGTGGATCGTCGGCTTCTGCCTGGCCATCCGGCGCGACCTGCTGCTGCGCACCGGTGGTCTGGACGAACGCTTCGGCATGGGCAACTACGAGGACACCGACTACTGCCTGCGCGCCTTCCTGGCCGGCTACCGTTCCGTCGTGGTGCGCAACTGCTTCATCCACCACTTCGGCAGCCGCTCGTTCACGGCCAACGGCCTGGACTACGGCCACCAGCTCGACGAGAAGTTCGAGATCTTCCGCCGCAAGTGGGGCCTGGCCGCCAACGCCCGCGAGACCGGCGATTTCCAGCTCGAAAGGCTCATTCTGCGCGGCTTCGTCCCGGGCCTGCACAGCGAACCCCTGCCGCCGGGTCCGCACTGCGCCCCGGCGCCCCTGCCCGACTGGCTGGCCGACAAGTGGCTCACCGAGGGCGAGCTGGAGTTCCAGGCCGGCGGCGCCGCCGAGGCGCAGCGCCTGTTCGCCCTCGTCCACGAGCGGCGGCCGGACAGCGACCGCGCCGCCAACGACCTGGCCTGTGCCCTGTGGCAGTCGGGCGACGATTCCGGTGCGCGCCGGATCCTCGCGGGGGTTCTGGCGCGCGACCCGGCCAACGAGGACGCCCTCTGGAACCTGGCGGAGATCGACGCGGCCGCGGCCGCGGCGGGGGAGGCGTGCCGCGCCTGA
- a CDS encoding NAD(P)H-dependent oxidoreductase: MAEPRILLNVFHPDLSRSRGNRALLDAVSDLPNVTVRDLYREYPDFRIDAAREQDLLRAHDVIVFQHPFYWYSSPSLMKEWEDRVLEQGFAYPPGVGDEMKGKTWLTAMTTGGAHDAYRSGGFNNWTPSELLRPFQQTAHLCGMTWLPPFVVHSVLPAGIAGFKNISEAELAERAAAYRDLLAGLGQ; this comes from the coding sequence ATGGCCGAACCCCGCATCCTGCTGAACGTCTTCCATCCCGACCTGAGCCGGTCCCGCGGCAACCGGGCCCTGCTCGACGCCGTGTCCGACCTGCCGAACGTCACCGTGCGGGATCTCTACCGCGAGTACCCCGACTTCCGGATCGACGCCGCCCGCGAGCAGGATCTCCTGCGCGCCCACGACGTGATCGTCTTCCAGCATCCGTTCTACTGGTACAGCAGCCCGAGCCTGATGAAGGAGTGGGAGGACCGCGTGCTCGAGCAGGGCTTCGCCTACCCGCCCGGCGTCGGCGACGAAATGAAGGGAAAGACCTGGCTGACGGCGATGACCACCGGCGGCGCCCACGACGCCTATCGCAGCGGGGGGTTCAACAACTGGACGCCGAGCGAACTGCTGCGGCCGTTCCAGCAGACGGCGCACCTCTGCGGCATGACCTGGCTGCCGCCCTTCGTGGTGCACAGCGTTCTGCCCGCGGGAATCGCCGGCTTCAAGAACATCTCCGAGGCGGAGCTGGCCGAACGCGCGGCCGCCTATCGGGATCTCCTCGCCGGGCTCGGTCAGTAG
- the carA gene encoding glutamine-hydrolyzing carbamoyl-phosphate synthase small subunit has translation MEAWIALETGRVFRGRMLGAPDAAGGEVVFHTGMTGYQEILTDPSYAGQVVCFTAAHIGNYGIHGDDHESRRIHPAAVVIRDFCRRTFHRRRETSLDQVLRQAGVPAIAGVDTRALTIALRDEGTCRGWVGVGDPDELVAKARALPPIAEVDWVRRVTTERPYTFPVTPAVADPCEVAVLDCGVKKSILGRLVAEGCRVRVFPADTPAAALLAGPTEGVFLSNGPGDPASQEGLVAKVRELLDADVPVFGICLGHQLLARALGAETTRLPFGHHGANHPVQNLATGRVEITSQNHNYAVPRESLDPAMARATHVSLNDGSVEGLEAVASCAYSVQYHPEAAPGPSDSLYLFERFRDEMLARRSDRDEGRDDNLEMKRHAAAD, from the coding sequence ATGGAAGCCTGGATCGCCCTCGAAACGGGCCGCGTCTTCCGCGGCCGGATGCTCGGAGCGCCCGACGCCGCCGGTGGCGAGGTGGTCTTCCACACCGGGATGACCGGCTACCAGGAGATCCTCACCGATCCCAGCTACGCCGGCCAGGTGGTGTGCTTCACCGCCGCCCACATCGGCAACTACGGCATTCACGGCGACGACCACGAGTCACGCCGGATCCATCCGGCCGCCGTGGTGATCCGCGACTTCTGCCGCCGCACCTTCCACCGCCGGCGCGAGACGAGCCTCGACCAGGTGCTGCGGCAGGCGGGTGTGCCGGCCATCGCCGGAGTCGACACCCGCGCCCTGACCATCGCCCTGCGCGACGAGGGCACCTGCCGCGGCTGGGTCGGCGTCGGTGACCCCGACGAGCTCGTGGCGAAGGCCCGGGCGCTCCCTCCCATCGCCGAGGTCGACTGGGTGCGGCGGGTGACGACCGAGCGCCCCTACACCTTCCCCGTCACCCCCGCCGTGGCCGATCCGTGCGAGGTGGCGGTGCTCGACTGCGGCGTCAAGAAGAGCATCCTGGGCCGGCTCGTGGCCGAGGGCTGCCGCGTGCGCGTCTTCCCCGCCGACACGCCCGCCGCGGCGCTGCTCGCCGGCCCGACCGAGGGCGTCTTCCTGAGCAACGGACCCGGCGATCCGGCCTCGCAGGAGGGGCTGGTGGCAAAGGTGCGGGAGCTGCTCGACGCGGACGTGCCGGTGTTCGGCATCTGCCTCGGGCACCAGCTGCTGGCGCGGGCCCTCGGGGCCGAGACGACGCGGCTGCCGTTCGGCCACCACGGGGCCAACCATCCGGTGCAGAACCTCGCCACGGGCCGGGTCGAGATCACGAGCCAGAACCACAACTACGCGGTGCCGCGGGAGAGCCTCGATCCCGCCATGGCGCGCGCCACCCACGTGAGCCTGAACGACGGCTCGGTGGAGGGCCTGGAGGCGGTGGCATCGTGCGCCTACTCGGTGCAGTACCACCCCGAGGCCGCGCCCGGACCGAGCGATAGCCTCTACCTCTTCGAACGCTTCCGCGACGAGATGCTGGCCCGCCGGTCCGATCGGGACGAGGGCCGGGACGACAACCTGGAGATGAAGCGCCATGCCGCGGCGGACTGA
- a CDS encoding spondin domain-containing protein, producing the protein MKKILLLLPAVLLTAFALTGCSEDTPTAPATTDETLTATATEEATDLDLEKSRHHDRMATYEVVIENLTPATGPGASQPFSPPILASHSGDMHVFRPWRRASSEVAGVAEDAMNGPLVDLLTASSRVNDVAVGGDVILPGGSMTLMLEARPGQARLSAIFMLVNTNDGFGGLDGMRLPLRGERSWYVPVWDAGSEVNTESAMDIPGPCCGSPGMGEDEHGRIRLHRGIQGHGDLDVETYGWNRPAARLTVRRID; encoded by the coding sequence ATGAAGAAGATCCTGCTGCTCCTGCCGGCCGTCCTGCTGACGGCCTTCGCCCTGACCGGCTGTTCCGAGGACACCCCCACCGCGCCCGCCACCACCGACGAGACCCTCACGGCGACCGCCACCGAGGAAGCGACCGACCTGGACCTCGAGAAGTCGCGCCACCACGACCGCATGGCCACCTACGAAGTGGTGATCGAGAACCTCACCCCGGCCACGGGCCCCGGTGCGAGCCAGCCCTTCTCGCCGCCGATCCTCGCCAGCCACAGCGGCGACATGCACGTCTTCCGTCCCTGGCGGCGGGCGAGCAGCGAGGTGGCCGGCGTGGCCGAGGACGCCATGAACGGCCCCCTCGTCGACCTGCTGACCGCCTCGTCGCGGGTCAACGACGTGGCCGTGGGCGGCGACGTGATCCTGCCCGGCGGCTCGATGACCCTCATGCTGGAGGCGCGTCCGGGCCAGGCCCGGCTCTCGGCGATCTTCATGCTCGTGAATACCAACGACGGGTTCGGCGGGCTGGACGGCATGCGCCTGCCTCTCCGCGGCGAGCGGAGCTGGTACGTGCCGGTGTGGGACGCCGGGTCCGAGGTGAACACCGAATCGGCCATGGACATCCCCGGACCCTGCTGCGGCAGCCCGGGCATGGGCGAGGACGAGCACGGACGCATCCGGCTGCACCGCGGCATCCAGGGTCACGGCGACCTCGACGTGGAGACCTACGGCTGGAACCGCCCGGCGGCCCGCCTGACGGTGCGCCGCATCGACTAG
- a CDS encoding D-2-hydroxyacid dehydrogenase, whose amino-acid sequence MLRSCLLLLALLALPIGARAADGVIAIETDGGTRPLTYLAGRIDADELAVLRDLAPNVTIVTGLSDEDALARAAEFDGADAHVLDDAFLAAAGKLRWVQAWSAGVDTYLRLDGLRNDPDIVLTNMQGVHGPVIAEHVFGMLLSLTRRLPTLHEAQREGRWRRELAEGSTSLAGSTMFVVGMGGIGSQIARRADAFDMQVLATVRDPAAREKPDYVDEMGGADDLDRFLARADVVVVALPLTDETRGLFDAARFARMKPGALFANIGRGPIVDTDALLAALTGGHLGGAALDVTDPEPLPDGHPLWALDNVVVTPHCSSWAELTGDRRREVLRRNMAAFGAGRPLENVVDKQRGY is encoded by the coding sequence ATGCTGCGCTCGTGCCTGCTCCTGCTCGCCCTGCTCGCCCTGCCCATCGGCGCCCGGGCCGCCGATGGGGTGATCGCCATCGAGACGGACGGCGGCACCCGGCCCCTGACCTATCTGGCCGGGCGGATCGACGCCGATGAGCTCGCCGTCCTGCGTGACCTCGCACCGAACGTGACCATCGTCACCGGACTTTCGGACGAGGATGCCCTCGCCCGCGCGGCCGAGTTCGACGGGGCCGACGCCCACGTGCTCGACGACGCCTTCCTCGCCGCGGCCGGAAAGCTGCGCTGGGTGCAGGCCTGGTCGGCCGGCGTCGATACGTACCTGCGGCTGGACGGGCTGCGGAACGATCCGGACATCGTGCTGACGAACATGCAGGGCGTGCACGGACCGGTCATCGCCGAGCACGTCTTCGGCATGCTGCTCTCGCTGACGCGCCGGCTGCCGACACTGCACGAGGCCCAGCGGGAAGGCCGCTGGCGGCGGGAACTCGCCGAGGGATCGACCTCCCTCGCCGGCAGCACGATGTTCGTGGTCGGCATGGGCGGGATCGGCTCCCAGATCGCCCGCCGGGCCGATGCCTTCGACATGCAGGTGCTGGCGACGGTCCGCGACCCCGCCGCCCGCGAGAAACCGGACTACGTCGACGAGATGGGCGGCGCCGACGACCTCGACCGCTTCCTCGCGCGGGCCGACGTGGTCGTGGTCGCCCTGCCCCTGACCGACGAGACCCGTGGCCTTTTCGACGCCGCGCGCTTCGCGCGGATGAAGCCGGGCGCCCTCTTCGCGAACATCGGCCGCGGCCCCATCGTCGACACCGACGCCCTGCTGGCTGCGCTCACCGGCGGCCACCTCGGCGGCGCCGCCCTGGATGTGACCGACCCGGAGCCCCTGCCCGACGGCCACCCGCTCTGGGCCCTGGACAACGTGGTCGTCACGCCCCACTGCTCGAGCTGGGCCGAGCTCACGGGCGACCGCCGGCGCGAGGTCCTGCGCCGCAACATGGCGGCGTTCGGGGCCGGCCGGCCGCTCGAGAACGTGGTCGACAAGCAGCGCGGCTACTGA